CAAGCAGTCTGGCTATGGTGGCCAGACCAAGCCTGTCTTCCACAAGAAAGCCAAGACGACCAAGAAGATTGTGCTCAAGCTCCAGTGCTCTGGCTGCAAGTCCATTCGCCAAGTTGTCCTTAAGCGCACGAAGCACTTTGAGCTgaacgacaagaagaagacCGGCAACAAGGACCCCACCTGGTAAACCACTCGCGCTCCCTGTACCCTCCGCACGCACAACAAATGCCGCCTCTGCATCGtgtctttgttttgtttttgctttctGATTTCAaccctctccttcgcttttCCTCAACGTGATCAACGTAGTAAGGACATCAGCAAGCAGCGGAATTTCCCATCGAGAGGTCTTCGgcgccttcctctccccgctCCGTCATCTCACAATGCCCTCTGCAGGCGGCCTTGATAGGCGCCAGTATTGTGGGTAGCGTGGCCGCAGTTGAATGCCTGCAATCACCGCGTCTCCTTCCTTTTGCCACAACGTTGCTCTCACGGCGTCATGTACTCCATGAGCGCAGGGTTGCTGGGACCTCTGCACCTCTCTGCAGGCGTACCTGTGCACCCAAACGCGACAACTGCCTTCTTTGGTCGAGTGCCTCCGCTCATTCAtgcagcttctcctctccccctctctgctcttACCTCttcccgccctctctccgcaACGTCTGCATCTTCCTGTGTCCCCTGCACCGCTAGTATGCCTCACTCGTTGTCTTACTCGCATACCAACACCCCTGCCAATTTATTTTCGTGCGCGCCCTGCATTTCCGAGAAGCACGATGTTCCGCTTCACGCTCCGCAACCTTGCCCGCAAGGCTCCCGCCAAGGCTGGGAGCAAGATTGCTGCCACcgtctccaccgccaccgccgcctacCACACTGCGCCGGCTGTTGCTCAGACGGGGGTGAACATTCCGCCGATCCCGGGAGTGCGCAGCGTCCGCGCGTTCCGCTCGCAGAAAATGGCCGCATTGCAGCCGCAGCCTGTACTCCCTGCCGGCAAGAAGGCCGCTGCCCCAAAAGATCCGAAGCAGGTCAAAGCGGCTGTGAAGCCTCGATCATCGAAGAAGACCATGGCGCCAGAGAAGACCGCTGTGCTCGTGAAGGAGCTTCAGGCGAAGAAGACCAAGACGCCAAAAATCGCCGCTAAAGTGATCTCCAAGCGGGCTAAAGTCAGAAAGGTGCGCAAGTAAGTGCGCTTTTCATCCAGGTCAGGTGGTGTAGCAGACGGCTTTGGTGAGAGGAGCGAGATACGAAGGAAGCAACACAACACTGATCGCGATTAGAGCAGTTGAGACAGTCTCGGCCTCATTCACAGTCACTTTGCGTGTGCTTTCGCTGTGACTCGCACGTCACCActtcccccccaccccctacgcacccctcccttctccagGGACGTTGTCGCAGTGAGCCTAATGCCCACCGCTTTCATAGATTACCCACCGtattttctttttcccttttcgtctTACCCCATTTAACGTTAGTTCGCTTGCGAACTCATTCTGGCCCGGGCCAGTGCATTGACGGCCACTGTCTGTCCCTCCCTGATAGAGCGTGTGTACGGGTGCGCGTCGTTGTGCCCacgtgcgttttttttttttcatgttTTGGTTCTTTTTTTATCTGTTGCTGTTCTGGTGTAGTGTGCGTGCCCCTAACTGATCGATGAGTTGGTTTCATGGATGCGTGGGGCGGTGGACGTGGGTGGGTCATTACCCTCAGCTCACTCCTTTGCCCCGTCTTCCCTTTTAGTCATGTCGCGCATGGCACATCTCTCACTCGTATCTCGCTACTTCGCACCCTCGCACGCGCTCACCGTTGCGGTCTAGCAGCATCTCCAGATCGTGCGTTTTTCAATCTcgcagtgcgtgtgcatctgtgcTCGTGTTCTTGTATTAGGTCTGTAGACATGGGTGTCGATCCCGGTCCGCTAGATCTGGGCCTCCGCACTTTGTGACAATAAGCCCCTTCCCCTGACGCTCCTTTTCCCTGCgaccctctctccctctcgtcctctctcccctcagAGACGTACGTGAAGTCGCAGCGAGggaaagcaagagaggacgagagggagagagggccgcttagggggagaaaaaggcaTAGAAGTGATAATGCAACACGGGTGCACAACTCGCTCTACGAAGAAACATCTCCAGCATAggggcagctgcgcacgtcGACGACCAGGACAAATACGACGCGTGATGCATATCAACTGCATCTTGGCGCTTCACACGATCgtgccgccttcctcctcccccctctctcccttcttgtCCCGtttgcctcttcctctgacGAGGACGGTTTCAAGATGATATGCTTGTCCGTGCGTGCGTCAAGACGTATACAGATGCCTCTCCCGCTAACTGCGAAGCACGAGTCGCGTTTTTTCCTCGCTGAGCTGACCGTGGTGCTGCCAAAGTGGTTTCTCTTATCTGAAAGCCCTCCGTTTCCCTtcaccaccccaccacccTCGTAAGCACCAATAGCACAGCAATCCTGATTTGGTGCGTACCTGTCTGTCTGCACGTGCGTTGCAATTGCGGACAGCCATCGAGGTGCGAGTCCATTCCATAGACCCATCAACAGAAGCCAGGAGAAGCTTAGTCTACAAGAGCACGGCATCACTTGGTGGTCCTGTCGCTACTGCTATACACCCAACCTTacctctcccaccccctcacctTTCTGGAGtggtctctttctctctccacggGTCGATTTCTGCTTTATTGCTTTAACTGCTTGCTATCCACATTTTGAAAGGGATGCTGAGAACGCTGTTCTTGTTGGGTGGGCGCGTCCGGCGATCACCCGTCCTCCGAACAGGCACTAAGGCTGGCGCTAAAGACCccaaagcggcggcgcgagCGGCCCGCCACCAGTCGGAAAGGGCGGCTGAGAAACAGTTTTTGAGGCTCGTCTTCACCGCCCAGGCTCGACGACAACGTCAAATCTCCGACGCCATAAAGAGAGCCGCGAAAACCAAGTTCGAcgaagcggcggtgccgaAGAGCGACGCGCGCTACGTCCGAAATCGAAAAATTGCACAAGCGGAGCTTGCAGCAGTGCAGAAGGAAGTTGCGCAGAGTGAGGCTGTGGCTAGAAAAGTAAATGCGGTGCCTCCCCCGAGAG
The window above is part of the Leishmania panamensis strain MHOM/PA/94/PSC-1 chromosome 33 sequence genome. Proteins encoded here:
- a CDS encoding 60S ribosomal protein L44, putative (TriTrypDB/GeneDB-style sysID: LpmP.33.3360); amino-acid sequence: MVNYPKKKVMHCDDARCNAHKSFKVVQYKAGKARLFARGKRRYDRKQSGYGGQTKPVFHKKAKTTKKIVLKLQCSGCKSIRQVVLKRTKHFELNDKKKTGNKDPTW
- a CDS encoding h1 histone-like protein (TriTrypDB/GeneDB-style sysID: LpmP.33.3370); translation: MFRFTLRNLARKAPAKAGSKIAATVSTATAAYHTAPAVAQTGVNIPPIPGVRSVRAFRSQKMAALQPQPVLPAGKKAAAPKDPKQVKAAVKPRSSKKTMAPEKTAVLVKELQAKKTKTPKIAAKVISKRAKVRKVRK